The Devosia sp. 1566 sequence GCGCTTGCTGCGCTGATACAGCCGCCAGGCCCAGCCAAACAGGCCACAGGCGAATAGCACCAGCATGATGCCGCCCAACACCACCATCACGCTTGAACTGACGAGGGGAAAAACCAGAAACACCAGACCAAGCACCACATAGGCGATGCCCGACAGCAGCACCGGCCAGATGCGCGCGTAGATTTCACGCTCGCGAATGATGACGACGATTTGCATGATCCCCACCAGCAGCGCCGCCAGCCCGACAAGGCTCGCGAGGAACGTCGCCGTTAAAATCGTGGCGACCAGCGGGCTGAGCAGAATCAACACACCAAGAAGCAGCGACAAGGCATTGGAAATAACGTCGAACCAGTAATTGCCGCTCTTGCCGCCACCAAACGTGAGGCTCCACAAACCCAGGGCTCCGTCGACGATCAGAATAATGCCGCCGGCCAGCACCAGCACCGTCAGCGCATCGCCCGGCGCCAGGATCGCATAAAGCCCCGCCAGCAACATGATGAGGCCGCGCAAGGCGGTAATCGCCGCAAAGCGCCGCTTGATTTCTCCATTAATCGCCATCAAAAGATCTCCCGGCCGGCGCCGCTGCCAGCACCCCACTCTAGCGCGGCGCAAGCCATCGGTCACCCTTGCCCCGGTTGCCGCCGAGCCACTGCGACCCTGATGTGGATTGCCCTGCCGCTTAGGGCATGGTTTGTCGCCCCGCCCCATCCATGCCGAGGTTTGCTTTGATGTCGTTGCCGCTGCTCGCCCTGTTCCTTGCGGCATTTGCCTTCGGCACCGCCGAATTCGTCATCGCCGGCATTCTGCCTGATGTCGCCACCGATCTCGGCGTTTCGGTTCCGGTCGCCGGCTACCTCATCTCGGGCTACGCCATCGGCATCGCCATAGGTGGCCCCCTCCTTGCGCTCCTGACCAATCGCATGTCGCGCAAGACCCTGATCCTTCTTCTAGGCGCCGTGTTCACCCTGGGACAGGCGCTCTGCGCCATCGCGCCCAACTTCGAGCTCTTGATGGCGGCGCGGGTGATCGTCTCGGTCGTGCATGGCGCCTATTTCGGCATCGCCGCCGTGGTCGCAGTGACCTTGGTCGCGCCCGAACGGCGCGGCTTTGCCGTCGCCCTGATCCTGTCGGGCCTCACCGTCTCCAATATTCTTGGCGTGCCCGGCGGGACCGCGATCGGCAATGCCCTGGGCTGGCGCGCCACCTTCTGGACCGTGGGCGCTATCGGCTTTGTCGCCACGTTGGCGACCGCCTTTTTCCTGCCCGCCGCCCCCGGCGTTCAGGCCGCTGCGGGCAGTTTCAAGCGCGAGTTCCGGGCCCTCGGTCGGCAAGCCATTATCTGCTCGCTGCTGATCGTCGTTCTGGTGATGATCGGCCAATACAGCCTCTTCACCTTCATCGCCCCGCTCCTGCTCGAAGTTACCCAACTCGAACCTGGCGTCGTGCCGTGGGTGCTGCTGCTCTTCGGCATCGGCTCCACCATTGGCGTTTTCATCGGCGGCCGCCTCGCCGACTGGAAACTCATGCCATCGCTGATCGGCATCATGGTGCTGCAGGCCAGCGTTTATGCAGCCCTCTATCTCGCCAGCCCCGTCCCCTGGTTGATGGCCATCACGGTAATCGCTTGGGGCGGCGTCAACTTCGCCTTCGGCTCACCCGTGCAGTCCCGTATTCTCGCCTGGGCCGGCGATGCGCCCAATCTGGCCTCGGCGCTGGTGCCCACCGGCTTCAATATCGGCATTGCGATCGGCGCGGTGCTGGGCGGCACCTTGCTCGAGCACGACTTTGGCTACCGCAACCTCCCCCTGATCGGAGTCGCGGCGCTGCTGCTGGCGCTCGCCATTGCAGTTCTCTCCTATGCGTGGGAGCGCCACAGCGGTGACGTGCCACCCGGCGCGCCTGCCGCCGCCTAGGGAGTGCCGGGCGGACCTTTTTGAAGGGCTGCGGAACGCTGACGATGCTCTTTATTAGTCCGAAGCGGGCGGGCCGGACTGCGTCTAAGACCCCGCTGCCCGACACCGGCTGGTGGCCTAGGCCGACAGCGCAGCCTTGACCTTGCCGCTGGCTTTGCCGAAATCGATCCGGCCGGGATAGTCAGCCTTCAGCTGGGCGATGACCTTGCCCATGTCCTTGGGTCCCTCGGCGCCCGTAGCCGCAATCGCCGCCTTGATGGCGCTGTCCACCTCATCCTCCGTGAGTCCTTTGGGCAGGAACTCATTGAGAATATCGATTTCTTCCTTCTCCACCGTGGCCAAGTCCGCGCGTCCCGCCTGCGCATAGATGGCAAAGCTTTCTTCGCGCTGCTTGACCATCTTCTGAATGATGGCGAGCACTTCCTCATTGGTGGCCGGTCCGCGATTGTCCTGGCGGATCGCGATATCCTTGTCCTTGATCGCCGCACTGATCGCCCGGAGCGTGGCCGTACGGCGCTGGTCCCGGGCCTTGAGCGCAGTTTTCAGGGCTTCGCTGATGGTCTCGCGCACACTCGATCTCCTCTTGCCATGCAATTCTGCCGGCCCATATAGGCGTAAACAAAGCCGTGCGCCACTTGCGCGGTCCCGTGGCTCCTTCTAGAAGGAGACCTCAATCGACATTGCCAAGAACCCTGGAGGCCCACCGTGACCGGCTGGCAGCAATCCCCCGCGACCGCCCTTTTGATCCTTGCGGATGGTACCCGTCTTGAGGGGCGCGGAATCGGAGCCACGGGCCAGGCCGCCGGCGAAGTGTGCTTCAACACCGCCATGACCGGCTACCAGGAAGTGCTGACCGATCCCTCTTATGCCGGGCAGATCATCACCTTCACCTTCCCCCATATCGGCAATGTCGGCACCAACGACGAAGATATCGAGATGGTCAACCAGGCCGCCCTGTCGGGCGTGCGGGGCGTCGTGCTCAAGGCCGATATCACCAATCCTTCCAACTACCGGGCCGCTGAAAAGCTCGACGCCTGGCTCAAGAAGCGCAACATCATCGGCATTGCCGGTATCGACACGCGCGCCCTGACCGCCAAGATCCGCGAAGGCGGCATGCCCAATGGCGTGATCGCCCACCAGCCCGACGGCGCCTTTGACGATGCGGCCATTACCGCCGAACTCAATGCCTTCCCCGGCCTTGAAGGGCTCGACCTTGCCAAGGAAGTCACCACCGCCCAGACCTATCATTGGTCCGAGACCGGCTGGAAATGGGGCGAAGGCTATGCCGAAGTCACCGATCCATCCTTCCACATCGTCGCCATCGACTACGGCGCCAAGCGCAACATTCTGCGTTGCCTGGCCGATCAGGGTGCGCGCGTCACTGTCCTGCCTGCGACTGCAACGGCCGAGGATGTGATGGCTTACCAGCCGGACGGCATCTTCCTGTCCAACGGCCCCGGCGATCCCGCGGCGACCGGCGAATATGCCGTGCCCACCATCCAGAAGCTGATGGATACCGGCAAGCCGGTCTTTGGCATCTGCCTCGGCCACCAACTGCTTGGCCTGGCGCTTGGCGGCAAGACCTCCAAGATGCACCAGGGTCATCACGGCGCCAATCACCCGGTCAAGGACCTGACCACCGGCAAGGTCGAGATCACCTCGATGAACCACGGCTTTGCCGTGGATTCCGCGAGCCTGCCCGCCGGCGTGACCCAGACCCATATTTCCCTGTTCGATGGCTCCAATGCCGGCCTGGCGGTCGAGGGCAAGCCGATCTTTTCGGTACAATACCACCCCGAAGCCAGCCCCGGCCCGCGCGACAGCCATTACCTGTTCACGCGCTTTCTCAACCATGTGCGCGAGCAAAAAGGTGTGGCCCCCGAGCCCGAACACAAGCAGCCCGGCGTCTAAGGGTACCTAAGTCTCACGCGAGGAAGCGTTTCGCCTCATGAACCGTAGCGATTTCCTCGCGGGCCTGCGCAGTGGCTTTGTGGTGGCCGTCTCCTCGGCGCCGTTCGCGGTGCTGTTTGGCGCGGTAGCGGTCGACAATGGCCTGAGCGTTCTCGATGTCGGCTTGATGAGCGCCCTCGTTTTTGCGGGCGCCAGCCAGCTCGTTGGCATCGAGCTCTTCGGCAGCCACGTTCCAGCCTGGCTGATCGTCCTCTCCATCCTCGCGGTGAACTTTCGGCACGTGCTCTATTCGGCGGCGCTGGCGCCGATGTTCAGCCGCTACAGCCCCATGCAGCGGCTACTCGCTTTCTTTCTCCTCACCGATCCGCAATATGCCGACGCCATCCGGCGCTCCGAGACAAACCAGTCGCTCAGCTTCACCTGGTATCTCACCTTCGGCCTTGTGGTCTGGCTGCAATGGGTGGTGTTCTCCGTCCTTGGCGCCTGGTTCGGCGGCCTGCTCGGCGACCCCCGCACCTTCGCCATCGACGTGCTGCTGCCCATCTATTTCCTTGGTCTCGTGGTCACTTTTCGCCGGCGGACCGGCTTTTATCCGGTTGTGCTCGCCAGCATGACTGGTGCCGTGCTCGCCTATCACTTCGTCGGCTCCCCCTGGCATGTCAGCATCGGCGCAGTCCTCGGCATCCTAGTTGCCGTGCTGCTGCCCGCTCCGCTGGCGCAGGCCAGGTCTTCCGTAGCGCCGGAGGCTCACTGATGGGGGTCGATGCTGGAATGCTGGCGCTGATTGCAGCGGCGGCAGTGGCCACTTACCTGACCCGGATTGGCGGCTATGTGCTGATCACCCGGCTCCACACCATCCCGCCCCGCCTTCAGGCAGCGCTGGATGCCGTTCCGGCGGCCGTGCTGACAACCCTGTTCGCTCCGGCCTTCTTCAATGGCGGCTGGGACGTCAAACTCGCCCTGCTGGTCGCGGGCCTCGTGTCGCTGCGCTATCCCGGCCTCATCATGCTGTTTGCCGGCTGGGCTACCGCCATGGTCGCCCGGCACCTGCTCGGCCTTTAAGCACGCCCGGCGACTAGCGCCACCGGTCTACCAGTGCTCCAGTCTTGCCGGTCACCGGATCGCTTTCCGGCAGCGGCAGCTTGGCGATGGTTTCATCGGCCTTGGGTCGATCATCGGGCCGCCCGCGCAGCGTATCCCATTGCTCTTCGCCTGGTGGATAGGCGCCCACCACCATGAAGTCAGTGCTCGCCAGCATCCGCTGGTGCGCCACCCCCGCGGGGATCACCACCACGTCGCCCGCCTCCACCTTCACTTCGGCCCCGCTCGGTCCCCCCAGGCGCAGGGTTGCGTTGCCTTCAGCCACGCCAAGGCATTCATGCGCGTTGGAATGATAATGGTGGAACGTGAACACCGTGTCGCGCCATTTGGGCGGCCAGCCATTACGCTCGAACAGGCGCTCCAGCGCCGGCGCGCCGTCTTCGGGCTTGACCGCGCCACGATACACCAGCACCGGCAGCCGGCTATTGGGAAACACGCCATCGTCGGCCAGCAACAACTCTTCCAGTTCGCGCATCAGATGCGCGCCGAGAAAGTGTCGCAATCGGCCGGATCCCCCGAACGGTAACCGCGGTCAAACCAGTTGCGGCGCTGCTCGGATGTGCCGTGATTGAAGGTCTTGGGCACGACGAACCCCTGCGAGCGCATCTGCAGCGTATCATCCCCGATCTGCTCGGCCGCATTGAGCGCTTCTTCAAAGTCGCCCGTTTCCAGCAGGTTTTGCTGCCCCGCATAGTTTGCCCACACCCCGGCATAGCAATCGGCCTGCAATTCGATGCGCACCGAATAAGCATTGGCATCTTCCTGGCTCATGCTCTGCCGGCGCTGGTTGAATTCGGGGAGGATGCCGGTCAGGTTCTGCACATGGTGGCCAACTTCATGGGCCAGCACATAGGCCTGCGCAAAGTCGCCGGGCGCGCCAAACTGCCGGTGCAGCTGATCATAAAAGCTCAGATCGATATACACCCGTTGGTCGCCGGGACAATAAAACGGACCCGTGCTCGAATCGGCTGTGCCACAGGCGGTGTTGACCACATCGGTGAACAGGACGACGCGTGGCTCCACATATTCCGCGCCTTGGGCGGTGAACACCTCGGTCCAGAGATCCTCGGTTTCCTTGACCACCACGCCGACGAAATCGGCGAGTTCATCCTCGCCCTGCGTGGGCAGACTGCGCGACGAGCTTTGCGCCGGAACCCCGCCGGTGCTCGACCCGCCCGTGAGCATATCGAGCGGATTCTGCCCAGTCGCAAACCAGAGGATGCCCAGCACGACGATGGTGCCAAACAGCCCCAGGCCACCGCCCGTGCGGCCGCCCATGGGAATGCGAATACCACCGCCCCGTCCAAGCCCGCCCAGCCCGCCGCCACGACGGCCGCCAAAACCGCCGCCCTGCCCGCGCCGGTCCTCGATATTGGAGCTACGATTTCTTCCTTGCCACTTCATGCTGGATCCTTGCGCGAGGCGTAACAATGCCTGCCACCATAAGCCTTGGAGGAGGATGTGAGTTCCCCCGCGGCCCTGATGCGCCAAATTGACCCGCCCCGAGAGAAGGCCTAGCCTGCTCCTGCCGCTGTCATCGCAGCGTCACGGCGACACGGCAGACCACCCGAGTTCGACACCGCCCCCACGGGGGCACTCACTCCCAGAGCCGCAGTTCGGAGAACGCGATGAAGTTCAATCCCAGCATGTCCCGGCGTCATTTTCTCGCCGGCTCGGTTAGCATCGGCGCCCTCGCCGCCATGCACCCCTTTTCCAGCTTCGCCCAGGCCAATCAGGCCCATCTGCGCATTCTCCAGACCACGGACCTGCACGTAGCGGTGTTCCCCTACGACTATTATGCCGATGCGCCCAACGACACGATGGGCCTGGCCCGCACCGCGGCGATCATCGAGCAGATCCGTGCCGAGGCGGGTAACTCCATGCTGGTCGACAACGGCGACATTATCCAGGGCACGCCTATGGGCGATTACATCGCCTATGAAAAAGGCCTTGAGGGCAATGTGCACCCGATGATCGCGGCCATGAACACGCTGGGTTACGAAGCCGCCACCCTCGGCAACCACGAATTCAACTACGGCCTCGACTATCTCGACGCCGCCCTTTCGGGCGCCAACTTCCCCTTTGTATCAGCCAATCTGGTGCGCGGCACCACGCTGGGCGACGACCCCACAGCCGACGACACCTATATCGCGCCCTACCGCATCATCGAAAAACAGCTGACCGATGGCTCGGGCGCGGGCAAGACCATCCGCGTCGGCATCATCGGCTTCCTGCCGCCTCAGATCATGACCTGGGACTCGAGCCACCTCACCGGCAAGGTCGCCACGCGCGACATCGTGGAAACCGCCAAGGCCTATGTGCCGCGCATGCGCGCCGAAGGCGCCGACCTCATTGTGGCCCTCTCCCACTCCGGCATCGCCGAGGACAAGGGTCCGGGCTCGGAAAACGCTTCCCTGCAGTTGGCTGGTGTCGAGGGCATCGACGTGGTCCTCACCGGCCACCAGCACCTGGTGTTCCCCGGCCCCGACTTTGCCGACCTCCAAGGCGCCGACATCGAGGCCGGCACCCTCAACGGCAAGCCCGCCGTGATGCCGGGCTTCTGGGGCTCGCATATGGGTCTGATCGACCTGCTCCTCGAGCAGGACGCCGAGGGCAAATGGTCCGTCGTTTCCCACACCGCCGAAGCTCGACCGATCTTCGAACGCGTCGATGGCAAGGTCACCCCTCTGGTCGAGGACGAAGCGGAAGTCACCGCCGCTGCCCAGCAAGAGCATGAGGAAACCCTCGATTATATCCGCCGCCCTGTGGGCGAAACCTCAGCGCCCCTCCACTCCTATTTCGCCCTCGTGGCCGATGATCCATCCGTGCAGATCGTCTCCCAGCCCAGACCTGGTACATCGCCCAGATGATGAAGGGCACCGAATGGGAGGATTTGCCGATCCTCTCTGCCGCCGCCCCCTTCAAGTCTGGCGGTCGCGGCGGCCCCGACTACTATACCGACGTGCCGGTTGGCCCCGTCGCCATCAAGAACGTCGCCGATCTCTACCTTTATCCCAACACCATCCAGGCGCTCGTCATCACCGGCGCCGACGTCAAGAACTGGCTGGAGCGCTCCGCCGGCATCTTCAACCATGTGGAAAAGGGCGCGCAGGACGCCGAACTCATCAATCTCGATTTCCCCGCCTATAATTTCGACGTCATCGATGGCGTGACTTACAAGATCGACATCACCCAGCCCTCGCGCTTTTCCGCCGATGGCAAGCAGGAGCTCAATCCCGACGCCAACCGCATTGTCGACCTGCAGTTCAATGGCGCGCCCATCGATCCCGCGGCGCGCTTCGTGGTCGCCTCCAACAATTACCGCGCCGGCGGCGGCGGTACCTTCCCCGGCATTGGCGCCGACAAGATCGTCTTCAAGGGCCCCGACACCAATCGCGACCTCATCGTGCGCTACATCGTCGAAAACGGCACGATTGACCCTAAGGCGGACAGCAACTGGTCGCTCGCCCCGATCGGCGACACCACCGTCCTGTTTGCCACCGGCCCCAAGGCCGCCGAGCACGTCGCCGATGTCACCGCCGTCAAGGTCGAGCCCACCGGCGACAACAACGAAGACGGCTTCGGGCTGTACCGCATCACGCTCTGAACAAAACAAAGCGGGCGCCCCTGAAGGCGCCCGCTGCTGCATCTGGTGGTAACGGGGCTTACTGCCCGTCGGGAACCACATCGACGCTGACTGCTGGAACGTCCACATCGACTGTCCCGCCGCCACCGCCATTATTGTTGAAGAACACGAGGTAACCGATGGCGAGCAGCGCGAGCGCCACGATGATGCCGATCAACAAGCCGCTGCCACCGCCGCGGCTCCCGCGATCGACCACAACGGTTTCACGTTCGCGAATATCCATTTGTAACTCCTGCACTATGTTGTCGCCACAATGCGCGCGGCGCCAACTTGGTTCCGGAAGCTAGCTCTGCCGCTCGTTCGGTGAGGCCAGGGGCGCACGGCCCTTGTAACTCTCATCACGGCTATGCGCCTTACCCTCGACAACGGTGGTGCCGACCACGAAGTCACCCTCACCGGCGTTTTCTTCAGCGGCAACCGGCTCCTGATCCACCAGCGCATCTTCGATCTCGGTTTGCGGCCGGTCTTCGCCCGTGGCGAGTTCCTCGTGCCATTCGCCCTTGGCGTCCTGGTAAAGAATGGCCGCGGTGTCGCCGGCCAGTTGCTGCCGGTCGGCCGCAGCCACGGCCGCATCGAGCGCCAGCTCGTGGGTAGGATAAGCCTCGGAGAACACGTCCCCTACCTTGTAGGCGAACCCGCCATCATGCTCCACAACTTCATACTTCACTTCAGCCATTATAGAACCTCCTGGGTTGGGGTTTGAACACCCCTAGGGCCGGGTTGGTTGCCCGGCTCCAGCAAATGCCGCTTTGCCGAACATTAACTGCCCCCCTTCACGCCACCGCAACGCTCCCGGCGTTAAACCTGGCTTTGTCAGCCGGAGTTCGCCATGACCGCCGCCCCTGCCCTCGCCATTTCCGATCTGTCCAAATCCTTTGATCGTCCTGTGATCCAGCAGCTCGATCTCACCGTGCGGCCCGGCGAGTTCTACGCCCTGCTCGGTCCCAATGGCGCGGGCAAGACCACGATCCTGCGCATGGTGGCGGGACTGCTGCAGCCCGATAGCGGCGCCATTTCCATCTTCGGCATCGATGCGCGGCGAGACCCGGTGGCAGCCAAGCGCATCCTAGCCTGGGTCTCGGACGAGCCCATGGTTTATGACCGCCTCACCCCGCTGGAATATCTCGAATTCGTGGCCGGCCTTTGGCAGATCAACGCCTCCACCGCCCGTCGCAAGGCCCATGACCTGATCGACTGGCTCGGCCTCGCGCCCCACGCCAATCAGCTCTGCGGCAGCTTCTCCAAAGGCATGCTGCAAAAAGTCGCCCTTGCCGGCGCCCTCGTCCACGACCCGCGCCTCATCATCCTCGACGAACCGCTCACCGGACTCGACGCCGGCTCGGCACGCCAGGTCAAGGACGTGCTGCTGGGCAAGGTGCGCGAAGGCGTCACCGTCATCATGACTACCCACATTCTCGACGTCGCCGAACGCATGGCCGAGCGC is a genomic window containing:
- a CDS encoding DUF308 domain-containing protein; translated protein: MAINGEIKRRFAAITALRGLIMLLAGLYAILAPGDALTVLVLAGGIILIVDGALGLWSLTFGGGKSGNYWFDVISNALSLLLGVLILLSPLVATILTATFLASLVGLAALLVGIMQIVVIIREREIYARIWPVLLSGIAYVVLGLVFLVFPLVSSSVMVVLGGIMLVLFACGLFGWAWRLYQRSKRA
- a CDS encoding MFS transporter, yielding MSLPLLALFLAAFAFGTAEFVIAGILPDVATDLGVSVPVAGYLISGYAIGIAIGGPLLALLTNRMSRKTLILLLGAVFTLGQALCAIAPNFELLMAARVIVSVVHGAYFGIAAVVAVTLVAPERRGFAVALILSGLTVSNILGVPGGTAIGNALGWRATFWTVGAIGFVATLATAFFLPAAPGVQAAAGSFKREFRALGRQAIICSLLIVVLVMIGQYSLFTFIAPLLLEVTQLEPGVVPWVLLLFGIGSTIGVFIGGRLADWKLMPSLIGIMVLQASVYAALYLASPVPWLMAITVIAWGGVNFAFGSPVQSRILAWAGDAPNLASALVPTGFNIGIAIGAVLGGTLLEHDFGYRNLPLIGVAALLLALAIAVLSYAWERHSGDVPPGAPAAA
- a CDS encoding GatB/YqeY domain-containing protein; its protein translation is MRETISEALKTALKARDQRRTATLRAISAAIKDKDIAIRQDNRGPATNEEVLAIIQKMVKQREESFAIYAQAGRADLATVEKEEIDILNEFLPKGLTEDEVDSAIKAAIAATGAEGPKDMGKVIAQLKADYPGRIDFGKASGKVKAALSA
- the carA gene encoding glutamine-hydrolyzing carbamoyl-phosphate synthase small subunit yields the protein MTGWQQSPATALLILADGTRLEGRGIGATGQAAGEVCFNTAMTGYQEVLTDPSYAGQIITFTFPHIGNVGTNDEDIEMVNQAALSGVRGVVLKADITNPSNYRAAEKLDAWLKKRNIIGIAGIDTRALTAKIREGGMPNGVIAHQPDGAFDDAAITAELNAFPGLEGLDLAKEVTTAQTYHWSETGWKWGEGYAEVTDPSFHIVAIDYGAKRNILRCLADQGARVTVLPATATAEDVMAYQPDGIFLSNGPGDPAATGEYAVPTIQKLMDTGKPVFGICLGHQLLGLALGGKTSKMHQGHHGANHPVKDLTTGKVEITSMNHGFAVDSASLPAGVTQTHISLFDGSNAGLAVEGKPIFSVQYHPEASPGPRDSHYLFTRFLNHVREQKGVAPEPEHKQPGV
- a CDS encoding AzlC family ABC transporter permease; this encodes MNRSDFLAGLRSGFVVAVSSAPFAVLFGAVAVDNGLSVLDVGLMSALVFAGASQLVGIELFGSHVPAWLIVLSILAVNFRHVLYSAALAPMFSRYSPMQRLLAFFLLTDPQYADAIRRSETNQSLSFTWYLTFGLVVWLQWVVFSVLGAWFGGLLGDPRTFAIDVLLPIYFLGLVVTFRRRTGFYPVVLASMTGAVLAYHFVGSPWHVSIGAVLGILVAVLLPAPLAQARSSVAPEAH
- a CDS encoding AzlD family protein, with product MGVDAGMLALIAAAAVATYLTRIGGYVLITRLHTIPPRLQAALDAVPAAVLTTLFAPAFFNGGWDVKLALLVAGLVSLRYPGLIMLFAGWATAMVARHLLGL
- a CDS encoding cupin domain-containing protein → MRHFLGAHLMRELEELLLADDGVFPNSRLPVLVYRGAVKPEDGAPALERLFERNGWPPKWRDTVFTFHHYHSNAHECLGVAEGNATLRLGGPSGAEVKVEAGDVVVIPAGVAHQRMLASTDFMVVGAYPPGEEQWDTLRGRPDDRPKADETIAKLPLPESDPVTGKTGALVDRWR
- a CDS encoding neutral zinc metallopeptidase, which produces MKWQGRNRSSNIEDRRGQGGGFGGRRGGGLGGLGRGGGIRIPMGGRTGGGLGLFGTIVVLGILWFATGQNPLDMLTGGSSTGGVPAQSSSRSLPTQGEDELADFVGVVVKETEDLWTEVFTAQGAEYVEPRVVLFTDVVNTACGTADSSTGPFYCPGDQRVYIDLSFYDQLHRQFGAPGDFAQAYVLAHEVGHHVQNLTGILPEFNQRRQSMSQEDANAYSVRIELQADCYAGVWANYAGQQNLLETGDFEEALNAAEQIGDDTLQMRSQGFVVPKTFNHGTSEQRRNWFDRGYRSGDPADCDTFSARI
- a CDS encoding ABC transporter ATP-binding protein produces the protein MTAAPALAISDLSKSFDRPVIQQLDLTVRPGEFYALLGPNGAGKTTILRMVAGLLQPDSGAISIFGIDARRDPVAAKRILAWVSDEPMVYDRLTPLEYLEFVAGLWQINASTARRKAHDLIDWLGLAPHANQLCGSFSKGMLQKVALAGALVHDPRLIILDEPLTGLDAGSARQVKDVLLGKVREGVTVIMTTHILDVAERMAERIGVISGGRLIAEGTLAELRSRIGGANQSLEDIFLDLVARNEPDTAAA